In the Posidoniimonas corsicana genome, one interval contains:
- a CDS encoding SHD1 domain-containing protein, whose translation MVAQRFGRLLLQAVPAGLFLLISTGCGGGAEERLPRDESPSKQPKSSAEYQHQTSPPGPSAAAVSIISHDLQADFVERVNAAYAAKDVDALNDCIDWSGVMDGVLTRLPFDSEMAAGIRVGANRTLSSGQGFAGQVCQSGGVGSQYRLVRLHTRDGREHALFRLSGGDGLNYHDFRLSLQNGRVLADDIYVYMSGEYLSETIYRTLLPAAQQFSKNWVQKLAGGDRAFIENFEKLQEMNISEPDGARRALRIYRELPRDMQEIKSVQILRYHAASMVGNRELLEALDDFERLFPGDPALALLSLDALAIRKQYEQALQAIDELDRSVGGDPYLDVYRCSINLEMGDLEAAERYARELLEFDPDNAELQFGLVSVLLAQENHAAVLAALQEMDRDYGYEWGDLRNEEAYASFVASDEGKQWLRQTGFLREQAAAPYAEAPTFLVWSDASGKFNVEAQYVESDDQGVTLRKRNGKVITVPLGRLSDASRQQAAEQKKTVLSNSRSSRANDD comes from the coding sequence ATGGTTGCTCAAAGATTCGGACGGCTTCTTCTGCAGGCAGTTCCAGCGGGGCTGTTCCTGCTGATCTCCACCGGTTGCGGCGGTGGTGCGGAGGAGCGTCTCCCGCGGGACGAAAGCCCGTCAAAACAGCCCAAGAGTTCGGCTGAATACCAGCATCAAACCTCGCCGCCGGGGCCTTCCGCCGCGGCAGTATCGATCATTAGCCACGATCTTCAGGCGGACTTTGTAGAACGCGTTAACGCAGCCTACGCAGCCAAGGATGTCGATGCGTTAAACGACTGCATTGATTGGAGTGGGGTAATGGACGGGGTGCTAACGCGGCTCCCGTTCGATTCCGAGATGGCGGCCGGCATCAGGGTGGGAGCCAATCGGACGCTTAGCTCCGGGCAGGGGTTTGCCGGACAGGTATGTCAGTCGGGCGGGGTGGGATCTCAGTACCGTCTCGTGCGACTCCACACTCGGGATGGCCGCGAGCACGCGCTGTTCAGGCTATCGGGCGGAGATGGTCTGAACTACCACGACTTTCGCCTCTCGCTGCAGAACGGCCGGGTGCTCGCAGACGACATCTACGTTTACATGTCTGGCGAGTACTTGTCAGAGACCATCTACCGTACTCTGCTCCCTGCGGCTCAGCAGTTCTCCAAGAACTGGGTGCAGAAGCTAGCGGGAGGGGATCGGGCGTTCATCGAGAACTTTGAAAAACTGCAAGAGATGAATATCTCGGAACCTGACGGCGCACGCAGAGCCCTGCGGATCTACCGCGAGCTACCCCGTGATATGCAGGAGATCAAGTCGGTGCAGATTCTCCGCTACCACGCCGCTAGCATGGTGGGAAACCGAGAACTGCTGGAGGCATTGGACGACTTCGAGCGCTTGTTCCCCGGTGATCCTGCACTTGCGTTGTTATCGTTGGACGCTTTGGCGATCCGTAAACAGTACGAACAGGCTCTCCAGGCGATTGATGAACTCGACCGGAGCGTCGGCGGCGATCCCTACCTCGATGTGTACAGGTGCTCGATTAACCTGGAGATGGGGGACTTGGAGGCAGCCGAGCGATACGCACGGGAGTTGCTCGAGTTTGATCCTGACAACGCCGAACTCCAGTTCGGACTCGTTTCAGTGCTGCTTGCACAGGAAAACCATGCCGCAGTGCTCGCGGCCCTCCAAGAAATGGATCGGGACTATGGCTACGAATGGGGCGATCTCCGCAACGAGGAAGCGTACGCAAGCTTCGTGGCGTCAGACGAGGGCAAGCAGTGGCTGCGTCAGACCGGTTTCCTGCGGGAACAGGCGGCCGCGCCGTACGCGGAAGCCCCAACATTTCTCGTTTGGTCGGACGCTTCTGGAAAGTTCAACGTGGAAGCCCAGTACGTTGAGTCTGACGACCAGGGCGTTACGCTGCGGAAGCGGAACGGCAAGGTAATTACCGTGCCGCTTGGGCGGCTGAGCGACGCCAGCCGCCAGCAGGCCGCCGAACAGAAAAAAACCGTCCTATCCAATAGTCGCTCTTCCCGCGCGAACGACGACTGA
- a CDS encoding calcineurin-like phosphoesterase C-terminal domain-containing protein gives MRATALFACLLALTSTSTASADDTARGVVFLDANNNGARDADEQPLQGIKVSNGRQIVKTDQAGRYELPVTDDTILFVIKPRGYRTPLSEQMVPRFYYIHKPNGSPKNYQFAGVEPTGPLPESVDFPLYKQDEPERFQALMFGDPQPRTQEEVDWISHDVIEELIGTEAKFGVTLGDIMFDDLNLFDSSNSAIAVLGIPWYNVIGNHDLNHEAHEDHLSDETFERHFGPPYYSFDYGAVHFIVLDDVEWRLNEAGQGGYRGGLGEDQLAFVERDLELIPDDQLVVLMMHIPVTKIQTPERLRLYRLIEQRPFCMSIAGHEHFHEHRFLKQADGWNGPQPHHHVVNVTVCGNWWGGMQDERGIPHATMGDGAPNGYSIMTFDGHEYQLEFRAAGRPADYQMNVDAPEEFRASDGADIVVNVFNGSEKSTVEMQVGPAGGEGQEWTKLAHTPMRDPDYVRMAGREDQVKDSLTKSASEQSLVFNPDNRNLYSTHIWKGRLPAGLAPGTHCVRIRTTDMHGMVHHGYRLVRVVE, from the coding sequence ATGCGCGCCACCGCCCTCTTCGCCTGCCTGCTAGCACTCACCTCGACCTCGACCGCCAGCGCTGACGATACGGCCCGCGGGGTGGTGTTCCTGGACGCCAACAACAACGGCGCCCGCGACGCCGACGAGCAGCCGCTGCAGGGGATTAAGGTCAGCAACGGCCGGCAGATCGTGAAGACCGACCAGGCGGGCCGGTACGAGCTGCCGGTCACCGACGACACGATCCTGTTCGTCATCAAGCCGCGCGGCTACCGCACGCCGCTCTCCGAGCAGATGGTGCCGCGGTTCTACTACATCCACAAGCCGAACGGCTCGCCGAAGAACTACCAGTTTGCCGGCGTCGAGCCGACCGGCCCGCTGCCGGAGTCGGTCGACTTCCCGCTCTACAAGCAGGACGAGCCGGAGCGGTTTCAGGCGTTGATGTTCGGCGACCCCCAGCCCCGCACGCAAGAGGAGGTCGACTGGATCTCGCACGACGTGATCGAGGAGCTGATCGGCACCGAGGCGAAGTTTGGCGTCACGCTGGGCGACATCATGTTCGACGACCTAAACCTGTTCGACTCGTCCAACTCGGCGATCGCCGTGCTGGGCATCCCCTGGTACAACGTCATCGGCAACCACGACCTCAACCACGAGGCGCACGAGGACCACCTCAGCGACGAGACCTTCGAGCGGCACTTCGGCCCGCCCTACTACTCGTTCGACTACGGCGCGGTGCACTTCATCGTGCTTGACGACGTCGAGTGGCGCCTGAACGAGGCCGGCCAGGGCGGCTACCGCGGCGGCCTGGGCGAGGACCAGCTGGCGTTCGTCGAGCGCGACCTGGAGCTCATCCCCGACGATCAGCTGGTGGTGCTGATGATGCACATCCCGGTCACCAAGATCCAGACGCCCGAGCGGCTGCGGCTGTACCGGCTGATCGAGCAGCGGCCGTTCTGCATGTCGATCGCGGGCCACGAGCACTTCCACGAGCACCGCTTCCTCAAGCAGGCCGACGGCTGGAACGGCCCCCAGCCGCACCACCACGTGGTGAACGTCACGGTGTGCGGCAACTGGTGGGGCGGCATGCAGGACGAGCGCGGCATCCCCCACGCCACCATGGGCGACGGCGCGCCCAACGGGTACTCGATCATGACTTTCGACGGGCACGAGTACCAGCTCGAGTTCCGCGCCGCGGGCCGGCCCGCGGACTACCAGATGAACGTCGACGCGCCCGAGGAGTTCCGCGCGTCCGACGGCGCCGACATCGTTGTGAACGTGTTCAACGGCTCGGAGAAGTCAACCGTCGAGATGCAGGTCGGCCCGGCCGGCGGCGAGGGCCAGGAGTGGACCAAGCTGGCGCACACCCCGATGCGAGACCCGGACTACGTCCGCATGGCGGGCCGCGAGGACCAGGTAAAGGACTCGCTCACCAAGTCCGCCTCCGAGCAGAGCCTGGTGTTCAACCCCGACAACCGCAACCTCTACTCCACCCACATCTGGAAGGGCCGCCTGCCCGCCGGGCTCGCGCCGGGCACGCACTGCGTCCGCATCCGCACGACCGACATGCACGGCATGGTCCACCACGGCTACCGCCTGGTGCGCGTGGTGGAGTAG
- a CDS encoding DUF2238 domain-containing protein: MKLLKRPITTGEWGVVAFTSVYLLASLARLVTSPNAEFAFYLAVTLLLAGLVLLLHRRIDLHIGTLWGLAVWGLAHMAGGLVYLPHDWPIGGETHVLYNLWLIEGRLKYDQLVHAFGFGLVTWIAWQGLTHAFAERGATARPTWGLLLISVCVGMGAGAMNEVVEFAAFQTLPETNVGEYENTGWDLVSNLIGSVVAALLIKARSAPLN; this comes from the coding sequence ATGAAGCTCCTCAAACGTCCGATCACCACCGGCGAGTGGGGCGTGGTGGCGTTCACTTCGGTGTATCTGTTGGCGTCGCTAGCAAGGCTCGTGACCTCGCCGAACGCCGAGTTCGCGTTCTACCTCGCCGTGACGCTGCTCCTGGCTGGGCTGGTGCTGTTGCTGCACCGGAGGATCGACCTCCACATCGGCACGCTGTGGGGGCTGGCGGTGTGGGGGCTGGCGCACATGGCCGGCGGTCTGGTCTACCTGCCGCACGACTGGCCGATCGGCGGCGAGACCCACGTGCTCTACAACCTGTGGCTGATCGAGGGCCGGCTCAAGTACGACCAATTGGTGCACGCGTTCGGCTTCGGCCTAGTAACCTGGATCGCGTGGCAGGGCCTGACGCACGCGTTCGCTGAGCGCGGCGCGACGGCGCGTCCCACGTGGGGCCTGCTGCTGATCAGCGTTTGCGTCGGCATGGGCGCCGGCGCGATGAACGAGGTGGTTGAGTTCGCCGCCTTCCAAACCCTGCCCGAGACGAACGTCGGCGAGTACGAGAACACCGGCTGGGACTTGGTGTCGAACCTGATCGGCTCCGTGGTGGCGGCGTTGTTGATCAAAGCGCGGAGCGCACCCCTGAACTAG
- a CDS encoding NfeD family protein, which translates to MFGFLRGPCGDADYRRAYARCCRFQRLFFGARTAPVVSYEGVFAYLLSREALGSALLPESEPTCCRLRGAKKLEGAADAPLGEFAAALGMLLASIKLADDVRDDRSLAARLALSVWRRPVDTAHAYFARLDPAAPARFQSVIDQHVALESAGGPCSLPAFAASTAAGFGDVFSLLADAAPRLVASRETFRRIGKSVGAAIIMADSAADWRLDRRRRLPNPVRDSDAADEAYRAAQRQLVAAANCRPEASGESVSQRVLSAAIQRIESRRCAAGAREPRPRLRPTHLVRAGDCDCPIGACDCGGCDAPACAGDGLDANCCDPSCCMCCDCWPWERQIKKADTKRFASFVGCTGVANGDIGPYGMAVVEGRSRPARTEGPPIPGGAQVLVTGVDELGLIVQRLDSGPAQT; encoded by the coding sequence ATGTTCGGATTCCTCCGCGGCCCCTGCGGCGACGCCGACTACCGCCGGGCGTACGCGCGGTGCTGCCGGTTCCAGCGGCTGTTCTTCGGCGCCCGCACGGCGCCGGTGGTGAGCTACGAGGGCGTGTTCGCGTACCTGCTGTCGCGCGAGGCGCTCGGCAGCGCCCTACTGCCCGAGTCAGAGCCGACCTGCTGCCGGCTGCGTGGGGCGAAGAAGCTCGAGGGCGCCGCCGATGCGCCGCTCGGCGAGTTCGCGGCGGCGTTGGGGATGCTGCTGGCCTCGATCAAGCTGGCGGACGATGTGCGGGACGACCGCTCGCTCGCCGCGCGACTGGCGCTGTCAGTCTGGCGCCGGCCGGTGGACACGGCCCACGCGTACTTCGCGCGCCTCGACCCGGCGGCGCCTGCGCGGTTTCAATCGGTCATCGACCAGCACGTCGCGCTAGAGTCAGCGGGCGGGCCGTGCTCGCTCCCGGCGTTCGCCGCGTCCACGGCCGCGGGGTTCGGCGATGTGTTCTCTCTGTTGGCGGATGCGGCGCCGCGGCTCGTGGCGAGTCGCGAGACCTTCCGGCGTATCGGCAAGTCGGTCGGCGCGGCGATCATCATGGCGGACAGCGCCGCCGACTGGCGCCTCGACCGGCGTCGCCGCCTTCCGAATCCCGTGCGGGACAGCGACGCCGCGGACGAGGCCTACCGCGCGGCTCAGCGTCAGCTTGTAGCGGCCGCCAACTGCCGACCGGAAGCGTCCGGAGAATCGGTCTCGCAACGCGTGCTAAGCGCCGCCATCCAACGCATCGAGTCTCGACGCTGCGCGGCGGGAGCACGAGAACCCCGGCCTCGCTTGCGACCAACGCACCTGGTGAGGGCGGGGGACTGCGACTGCCCGATCGGCGCCTGCGACTGTGGCGGCTGCGATGCCCCCGCTTGCGCCGGCGACGGCCTCGACGCCAACTGCTGCGACCCGAGCTGTTGTATGTGCTGCGATTGCTGGCCGTGGGAGCGGCAGATCAAGAAGGCGGACACCAAGCGTTTCGCGTCGTTCGTGGGGTGCACCGGGGTGGCCAACGGCGACATCGGCCCCTACGGCATGGCGGTGGTGGAGGGGCGGTCTCGGCCGGCAAGAACCGAGGGGCCGCCGATCCCGGGCGGGGCCCAGGTGCTGGTGACCGGCGTCGACGAACTGGGGCTCATTGTGCAGCGTCTGGATTCCGGTCCGGCACAAACCTGA
- a CDS encoding ABC transporter ATP-binding protein has translation MSDLVVTHAAKSYPTPSGPLEVLKDADFSMRRGESLAIVGPSGSGKSTLLALLGGLEPPTSGTITIAGQDPYSLPEQVLPKFRGEQFGFVFQEHYLLPQCTVLENVLTPHLAIGSAGKPEQDAARELLSRVGLAERLTHLPRELSGGERQRVAIARALVRRPTLVLADEPTGNLDQTTAGQVTELLLELQRETDSVLVVVTHSAELAAAMQHSKRLDDGRLVDQ, from the coding sequence ATGTCTGATCTGGTTGTTACGCACGCCGCGAAGAGTTACCCGACGCCGTCGGGGCCGCTGGAGGTGCTCAAGGACGCCGACTTCTCGATGCGGCGGGGCGAGAGCCTCGCCATCGTCGGGCCGAGCGGCTCCGGCAAGAGCACGCTGCTGGCGCTGCTCGGCGGCCTGGAGCCGCCAACCTCCGGCACGATCACCATCGCGGGCCAGGACCCCTACTCGCTGCCGGAGCAGGTGCTGCCCAAGTTCCGGGGGGAGCAGTTCGGGTTTGTCTTTCAGGAGCACTACCTGCTGCCGCAGTGCACGGTGCTGGAGAACGTGCTGACGCCGCACCTCGCGATCGGGTCGGCCGGCAAGCCAGAGCAGGACGCCGCCCGGGAGTTGCTCAGCCGCGTCGGGCTCGCCGAGCGGCTCACCCACCTGCCGCGCGAGCTGTCCGGCGGCGAGCGCCAGCGTGTGGCGATCGCCCGGGCGCTGGTCCGCCGGCCGACGCTGGTGTTGGCCGACGAACCCACCGGCAACCTCGACCAGACCACCGCCGGCCAGGTGACCGAGCTGCTGCTGGAGCTGCAACGCGAGACCGACTCGGTGCTGGTGGTTGTAACGCACAGCGCGGAGCTCGCCGCGGCCATGCAGCACAGCAAACGCCTGGACGACGGCCGGCTGGTCGATCAGTGA
- the uvrB gene encoding excinuclease ABC subunit UvrB, with translation MPQFEISSEFQPAGDQPAAIEKLTKELKAGRRSQTLMGVTGSGKTFTMANVIQELQRPALVLSHNKTLAAQLYSEFREFFPKNAVSYFVSYYDYYQPEAYIPQRDIYIEKDASINEEIDRMRLATTSSLVSRRDVIVVASVSCIYGLGSPDDYKEMMVGLTVGDVVDRDEMLAKLIDIQYERNDHDPARGKFRVRGDSIEIWPAYEEFAYRIEMWGDEIEKLSIINPTSGEAVDQLQSVYIYPAKHFVLPEERIENAVQSIRNELTGRLELFKEQGKLLEAQRLNARTRYDIEMMLEMGYCPGIENYSGPLSGRPPGSAPNTLFDFFPDDYLLFVDESHATIPQVGAMYNGDRARKTTLVEHGFRLPSALDNRPLKFDEWEERIKQVVYVSATPADYELEQTGGEVVEQIVRPTGLLDPVIELSPARGQVPHLLEQVRERAAKGERVLVTTLTKRLAEDLSSYLSEQGVLCKWLHSELDAFERVELLRDLRQGKFEALVGVNLLREGLDLPEVSLVAILDADKEGFLRSETSLMQTIGRAARNVNSKVILYADKVTRSMQAAMDETERRRKLQQEYNEANGITPQTIIKAIRAGIETEAAAHAAANAAVGRSDDTQYITEEYINELEKEMYEAADQMEFERAAILRDRIDKMRESIGQSVAAVEDSLKKSAKKGRGRTKKAKVPRPKKGV, from the coding sequence ATGCCGCAATTCGAGATCAGCTCCGAGTTCCAGCCCGCCGGGGACCAGCCGGCCGCCATCGAGAAGCTCACCAAGGAGCTCAAGGCGGGCCGCCGGTCGCAGACGCTGATGGGCGTTACCGGCAGCGGCAAGACGTTCACCATGGCGAACGTCATCCAGGAGCTGCAGCGGCCCGCGCTGGTGCTGAGCCACAACAAGACCCTCGCCGCGCAGCTCTACAGCGAGTTCCGCGAGTTCTTCCCGAAGAACGCGGTCAGCTACTTCGTCAGCTACTACGACTACTACCAGCCCGAGGCCTACATCCCCCAGCGGGACATCTACATCGAGAAGGACGCGTCGATCAACGAGGAGATCGACCGCATGCGGCTAGCGACCACCAGCTCGCTCGTCAGCCGGCGCGACGTGATCGTGGTGGCCAGCGTGTCGTGCATCTACGGCTTGGGATCGCCCGACGACTACAAGGAGATGATGGTCGGCCTCACGGTGGGCGACGTCGTGGACCGCGACGAAATGCTCGCCAAGCTGATCGACATACAGTACGAGCGCAACGACCACGACCCGGCCCGCGGCAAGTTCCGCGTGCGGGGCGACTCGATCGAGATCTGGCCCGCCTACGAGGAGTTCGCCTACCGCATCGAGATGTGGGGCGACGAGATCGAGAAGCTGTCGATTATCAACCCAACGAGCGGCGAGGCGGTCGACCAGCTGCAGAGCGTGTACATCTACCCGGCCAAGCACTTCGTGCTGCCCGAGGAGCGGATCGAGAACGCGGTGCAGAGCATCCGCAACGAGCTGACCGGCCGGCTTGAGCTGTTCAAGGAGCAGGGCAAGCTGCTCGAGGCGCAGCGCCTCAACGCCCGCACGCGGTACGACATCGAGATGATGCTCGAGATGGGCTACTGCCCCGGCATCGAGAACTACTCCGGCCCGCTGAGCGGCCGCCCGCCCGGCTCGGCGCCCAACACACTGTTCGACTTCTTCCCGGACGACTACTTGCTGTTCGTCGACGAGAGCCACGCCACGATCCCCCAGGTCGGCGCGATGTACAACGGCGACCGCGCACGGAAGACCACGCTGGTGGAGCACGGCTTCCGGCTGCCCAGCGCCCTGGACAACCGCCCGCTCAAGTTCGACGAGTGGGAGGAGCGGATCAAGCAGGTGGTGTACGTCAGCGCCACGCCGGCCGACTACGAGCTGGAGCAGACCGGCGGCGAGGTGGTGGAGCAGATTGTCCGCCCGACCGGCCTCTTGGACCCGGTGATCGAACTCAGCCCGGCCCGCGGCCAGGTGCCGCACCTGCTGGAGCAGGTCCGCGAGCGGGCGGCCAAGGGCGAGCGGGTGCTGGTCACCACGCTCACCAAACGGCTGGCCGAGGACCTGTCGAGCTACCTCAGCGAGCAGGGCGTGCTGTGCAAGTGGCTGCACTCCGAGCTGGACGCGTTCGAGCGGGTCGAGCTGCTCCGCGACCTGCGGCAGGGCAAATTCGAGGCCCTGGTGGGCGTCAACCTGCTGCGCGAGGGCCTGGACCTGCCGGAGGTGTCGCTGGTGGCGATCCTCGACGCGGACAAGGAGGGCTTCCTGCGGAGTGAGACCTCGCTGATGCAAACCATCGGCCGCGCCGCACGGAACGTCAACAGCAAGGTGATCCTGTACGCCGACAAGGTGACCCGCAGCATGCAGGCCGCCATGGACGAGACCGAGCGCCGCCGCAAGCTGCAGCAGGAGTACAACGAGGCGAACGGCATCACGCCGCAGACGATCATCAAGGCGATCCGCGCCGGCATCGAAACCGAGGCCGCCGCGCACGCTGCCGCGAACGCCGCCGTCGGCCGCTCGGACGATACGCAGTACATCACCGAGGAGTACATCAACGAGCTGGAGAAGGAGATGTACGAGGCGGCCGACCAGATGGAGTTCGAGCGGGCCGCCATCCTCCGCGACCGCATCGACAAGATGCGCGAGAGCATCGGCCAGAGCGTGGCCGCGGTGGAGGACTCGCTGAAGAAGTCCGCCAAGAAGGGCCGCGGCCGCACGAAGAAGGCCAAGGTGCCGCGGCCGAAGAAGGGGGTGTGA
- a CDS encoding lysophospholipid acyltransferase family protein, giving the protein MPVARWALSWLIALAIVTLRVTCRVRVYNDPRPKLRDAGIPYTYSVLHAHQVAVVINREPGTAAMVSQSKDGQLLIPAFRLMRVKPKCGSSGADGKGGRAALRGLAENLRAGKPAIIAVDGPRGPRGRVNKGVAVLAKQTGCAVINVVGVPTSRWTIRGAWDRFQVPKPFSTVHGYFGEPLFYQLGESVDDFRQRIEDQLNALEAEHDPQEAAEAGAATAKRIERKRRAA; this is encoded by the coding sequence ATGCCTGTTGCCCGCTGGGCGCTGTCCTGGCTGATCGCCCTGGCGATCGTGACCCTCCGCGTCACCTGCCGTGTGCGGGTCTACAACGACCCCCGCCCCAAGCTCCGCGACGCGGGCATTCCGTACACCTACTCGGTTCTGCACGCGCATCAGGTGGCGGTAGTGATCAACCGCGAGCCCGGCACCGCGGCCATGGTGTCGCAGTCCAAGGACGGACAACTGCTGATCCCCGCCTTCCGGCTGATGCGGGTGAAGCCGAAGTGCGGCTCCAGCGGCGCCGACGGCAAGGGCGGCCGCGCCGCGCTCCGCGGCCTGGCCGAGAACCTCCGCGCCGGCAAGCCGGCCATCATCGCGGTCGACGGCCCCCGCGGCCCGCGCGGCCGCGTCAACAAGGGTGTGGCCGTGCTGGCCAAGCAGACCGGCTGCGCGGTGATCAACGTGGTCGGCGTGCCCACCAGCCGCTGGACCATCCGCGGCGCGTGGGACCGGTTCCAGGTGCCCAAGCCGTTCAGCACCGTGCACGGCTACTTTGGCGAGCCGCTGTTCTACCAACTGGGCGAGAGCGTCGACGACTTCCGCCAGCGGATCGAAGACCAGCTCAACGCGCTGGAGGCCGAGCACGACCCCCAGGAAGCCGCCGAAGCCGGCGCCGCCACCGCCAAGCGGATCGAGCGCAAACGCCGGGCGGCGTAG